The following proteins are encoded in a genomic region of Serinus canaria isolate serCan28SL12 chromosome 15, serCan2020, whole genome shotgun sequence:
- the CMKLR1 gene encoding chemerin-like receptor 1 yields the protein MALPNLSDYLDGLNNNYSDYPDYTYEDTGSVWADPAHDPKDITRILSVIIYSVSCVLGILGNGLVIAIITLKMKKSVNAVWFLNLAVADFLFNIFLPINIAYTAMSYHWIFGTVMCKLNSFLLILNMYTSVLLLTTISFDRYVSVVFPVWSQNHRSTNLAYGVCVVIWTLGIVMSCPSLVFRDTAQTRSSVICFSNFSLSRNKSYEGLALVRHRTVNITRFLAGYILPITIITFCYVAIVFNLRRNRLAKSKKPFKIIVTIIVTFFLCWSPYHLLNLLETVPDAVPWSVFEIFIPLTTALAASNSCMNPVLYVFMGQDFKKFKVTLLSRLVNALSEETGHSSIVHRSFSKVSSMTEKETTVV from the coding sequence ATGGCTCTTCCCAACCTGTCCGATTACCTGGACGGCCTCAACAACAACTACAGCGACTACCCCGACTACACCTACGAGGACACGGGCAGCGTGTGGGCAGACCCGGCCCACGACCCCAAGGACATCACCAGGATCCTGTCCGTCATCATCTACAGCGTGTCCTGCGTGCTGGGCATCCTGGGCAACGGCCTCGTCATCGCCATCATCACCCTGAAGATGAAGAAGTCGGTGAACGCCGTCTGGTTTCTCAACCTGGCCGTGGCCGACTTCCTCTTCAACATCTTCCTGCCCATCAACATCGCCTACACGGCCATGAGCTACCACTGGATCTTCGGCACAGTCATGTGCAAGCTcaactccttcctcctcatcctcaacATGTACACCAGCGTCCTGCTGCTCACCACCATCAGCTTCGACCGCTACGTGTCTGTGGTGTTCCCGGTGTGGTCGCAGAACCACCGCTCCACCAACCTGGCCTACGGCGTTTGTGTGGTCATCTGGACCCTGGGCATCGTCATGAGCTGCCCCTCGCTCGTCTTCCGGGACACGGCGCAGACCCGAAGCTCCGTGATTTGTTTCAGCAACTTCTCCCTCTCCAGGAATAAATCCTACGAAGGGCTGGCTCTGGTGAGGCACCGCACCGTGAACATCACCAGGTTCCTGGCCGGGTACATCCTCcccatcaccatcatcacctTCTGCTACGTCGCCATCGTCTTCAACCTGCGCCGCAACCGCCTGGCCAAGTCCAAGAAGCCCTTCAAGATCATTGTCACCATCATTGTcaccttcttcctctgctggagTCCCTACCACCTGCTGAACCTGCTGGAGACGGTGCCCGACGCTGTGCCCTGGTCTGTGTTCGAGATCTTCATCCCGCTCACCACGGCTCTGGCAGCCTCCAACAGCTGCATGAACCCCGTCCTCTACGTCTTCATGGGCCAGGACTTCAAGAAGTTCAAGGTGACTCTCCTTTCCAGGCTGGTTAACGCCCTCAGCGAGGAGACAGGACACTCCAGCATCGTGCACAGGAGCTTCTCCAAGGTCTCCTCCATGACTGAGAAAGAGACAACAGTTGTCTAA